GCCTAATAGTTCCACCCGTCTGCTTAATAGTTCCACCCGTCTGCTTAAAAGTTCCACCCGCCTGCTTAATAGTTCCACCCATCTGCTTAATAGTTCCACCCATCTGCTTAATAGTTCCACCTATCTGCTTAATGGTTCCACCAATCTGCTTAATAGTTCCACCCATCTGCTTAATAGTTCCACCCATCTGCCTAATAGTTCCACCCATCTGCCTAATAGTTCCACCCATCTGCTTAATAGTTCCACCCATCTGCCTAATAGTTCCACTCATCTGCCTAATAGTTCCACCCATCTGCCTAATAGTTCCACCCATCTGTCTAATAGTTCCACCAATCTGCTTAATAGTTCCACCAATCTGCTTAATAGTTCCACCcatctgccaggttggatggtgaccgttgctgcacagctattttcaggtccgggctctggctgggccactcaagaacattcagacttgtcccgaagccacccctgcattgtcttggctgtgtgcttacggttgttgttctgctggaaggtgaaccttcgccccagtctgaggtcatgagcgctctggagcaggttttcaccaaggatctctctgtactttgctccgttaagctttcctcgatcctgactagtctcccagtccctgacgctgaaaaacatccccacaccatgacgcttccaccactatgcttccctgtagggatgatgccaggttttctgcagacgtgacgcttggtattcaggccaaagggttcaatcttggtttcatcagaccagaggatcttgtttctcatggtctgaaggacctttaggtgccttttgtaaaactccaagcgggctgtcatgtgccttttactgaggaggagcttccgtctggccactctaccataaaggcctgagtgctgcagagatgtatgtccttctggaaggttctcccatctccacagaggaactctggagttctttCAGAGtaaccatctggttcttggtcacctccctgatcaaggtccttctgccccgattgctcagtttggccaggtggccagctcaaggaggagtcttggttgttccaaacttcttctatttaagaatgatggagaccactgtgttcttggggaccgtcaatgctgcagaaattttttgatacccttccccagatctgtgtctcgactcAATCCTGTcgctgagctctacggacaattccttcaacttcatggcttggtttttgctttgacatgcactatcaactgtgggaccttatacagacaggtgtgtgcctttctaaatcatgtccaatcaattgaatttaccacaggtggactccaatcaagttgaagaaacatctcaaggatgatcaatggaaacaggatgcacctgagctccatttcgagtctcatagcaaagggtctgaatacttatgcaaataagctATTtcggtttctttatttttaataaattagcagaaatgtattaaaacctgttttcgattagtcattatgtggtattgtgtgtagattgatgagggaaaaaaggtaatttaataaatgttttaatatggtgtaacgtaacaaaatatggaaaaagtaaatgggtcagaatgctttccgaatgcactgtacatattgGAGATGGGATTTCTGCCATTGAACTACAACTCCATAAAAGCAGTGCAATCCAGTTACCTCATTTCCGCCTCCCGGTATATCTGTTTGATGCGCCCTGAACAGGCCCTTTTCCGGCTTTGAGAAGTGTGGTGCAGAACGGCAGACACAAGTGAGTGGAAAAATGTTACAATTTTCAAGGCCAAAATTGCATGAAAACGCACAATGTCCAACTATCGTACGTGTAACATTGCTTGTTTGACTTTAAATCTGAAGTAAATCCGTTTATAGTCCGAAGTCGTTTTTAAATCATCCGAGTGTTTTTACCGGCCTTCAGCCGGGGCAGATTAACTTCATGCTTACACGTGCGACACTGCTAGTTAGCTTCCTATTTAGCGTCCTCCCGGGACCACTCGGAACATTGTTGCTATGCAAGATGTTCAGTTTGGTGTTAAACACATGTTTATCTCATGTTTTGCTCATAATGACATTAGCCATATAACTCGTTCGCTAGAAGACTCGGGCTTACTTTAGCCTTTTGGGCCTACTGTCGTGTCTGCTCTCATTCACATTGCCTTTAAGTTTTTATCCCGACTATTTAATATAATTTAACCACTTACACCAATATATTTGTGCTGTCCGTGTGTAGCCCAGCCCACGTTGCTATCACTAACGTTGACTGTATAATGGATAACGTTGGCTAGCAGGTTAGCTAGCTCTTCGTGTGTTACCAACAGTGGCAGCCATTCCTTCCTGATGTTGATGGCTTTATCATGAATAATTTTCTCATTTCTCTTATGTTAACTAGTTGAGCCGTAATGTGGTAGTATAAATATCGTGATATGGTAATTTTTACTGtttttgatttcacctttatttaaccaggtagactagttgagaacaagttctcatttacaactgcgacctggtcaagataaagcaaagcagttcgacacaaacaacagagttacacattgaataaacaaacatacagtgaataataaagtctatatacagtgtgcacaaataaggtaggataagggagggagGCAATAAATGGGGCATAGTgtcgaagtaattacaattttgtAATATCATTGATTAGTGTGGGATACCATTATTACAAGGCCTTTGCCATGGAACTGGGGTCAGACATTGTGGTACCTTGACTCTCGTAATTAAATCCATCAATGTTACCTGACTAAATCTTCTGTTTTTCATCAGTGACTTCAGAGTCGTGGGAGACTGCCCCTGCAGTGGCTGAAACGCCAGAAATCAAGCTCTTCGGGAAATGGAGCACAGACGATGTTCAGATCAATGACATCTCCCTGCAGGTAGGGCATTTCAATGTTTGATTTGTGACTAGGCACTATAaaaaataattgttttttttgtgtgtaagcGAGGCTAGAGTCACGCCTTTACAACCCTCATTGTCTTGGTGTGCTAGAGTGCTCGCAGAGTAAACTACTTTGCATATTCATTGGCTGTAGTCTCATGTGGCCCAGTCAATCACCAGCTCAGAAACATGAACATCGATGTATTCCCTGTTAACCTGGACATTGAAATGTAAGTTATTGGGAAGGGAGCTAGTATTGATGATGCTTTTTCCTTCAACCCAGGATTACATTGCTGTGAAGGAGAAGTACGCTAAGTACCTACCACACTCTGGAGGCCGTTATGCTGCCAAGCGTTTCCGCAAGGCCCAGTGCCCCATTGTGGAACGTCTCACCAACTCTATGATGATGCATGGCCGCAACAACGGCAAGAAGCTGATGACCTGTCGCATTGTGAAGCACGCCTTCGAGATCATCCACTTGCTGACCGGGGAGGTACGTACCttattcaacttttttttttgtcccaaatgtcaccccatcccccttcatagtgcactgctATGGTccttggtcaaaaatagtgcgctaaatggggaatagggtcccatttgaaATGTGGACTTAGCCTTGAACTCCATGCCTGTCAGCCTCCCGCCACTATGCTGGTCTGTTTCAGTGACTGAGTATAATCCAGTGGAGGCTCAGATAGACCCAGCTCTAGGAAGCAGAGCTGCCTAAACAAATGGGCAACTCTGTGCCGAAAGGCCTGGAACAAACGCCACGTGGAAATTGTTCTGCTTTCTTACGTCCATGCCTACGTTACTGTTATCACCCCAATTTTACTGGTCACCTCTATGTCCCATATGTtctgttaggttcttatttttcagagtaaataacccaCTGACTctgaagctttaaccaagtttaattctgcCCAAAGGTCCTGTACAGCTGTAATCCGACAACCCAACATTTGTCCCATCCAGATATTTATATCTCACTTAAGACTCTCCTTCTCTCCGATCCTTACATATTCCAGGCTCTACAGCAAGATAATAGAGGGTAACTGCATACCAAATGTTTATTACTCAAGAGAATCTGTCCTCACCACCTGACCTCAAACCCCTCCATCTAATCCAGgtgtccatctgtctcccctctatcaatATGTTGCTCTCCTCTTGTCACCAACACATTCCACAGCTTTGTCTTTCTACAGAGACCCGGTCTCTTTCACTCCTTAATATACTATGCGCCTGATCTATCAtgtctttaatatctcaatgttcaaaatgttgAATCCAACAGTACGCTCGGAGTGTCTTTGCCTGTGAGATTTGTACCCCTGGATTCCAATATGGATTCCAGTACGGTTGTGGTGGTTGactttgtctctcctctgccTTGTCATCTCAGAACCCCCTGCAGGTGCTGGTCAATGCCATCATAAACAGCGGACCTCGTGAGGACTCCACCCGTATTGGTCGTGCTGGTACCGTTAGGAGGCAAGCTGTGGACGTGTCCCCTCTGCGTAGAGTCAACCAGGTAAAAGAGACTGCTGCCACATTCTCCTCCAACTCCGCCTGTTGCCACTTGGTTCACTGCCAAATCTAGGCTACATCACAAGTGAAGTTACAGGAATATAAAACTTGTTTGTACATTTCTCTTTTGTGCACACGAGGCTAGAGTCACGCCATTACAAACTCATTGTCCTGGTGTGCTAGAGTGCTCGTAGAGTAAACATCTTTGCCTATTCATTGGCTGTAGTCTCTTGTGGCCCAGTCAATCACCAGCTCAGATACAGAACCTccattttgacttgttttgttGTAAAGATTCACAACAGTTTATTTATATTCTGTTTATGGCTGCTCACTGTCTTGTCTCCTGTCTCAGGCGATCTGGCTACTTTGCACTGGAGCAAGAGAAGCTGCTTTCAGGAACATCAAGACTATCGCAGAGTGCCTTGCTGATGAGCTGATCAATGCAGCTAAGGTGAGACTTTTTGTTGAAGGTGTATTCTCAATTGTGATTTCAGTATCATACAGATTTGGTTTTGAACAAGTTAATCAGATTTTTCACGTCTGCTGTTATGTTGGGAGGGTTTGTTCACCAGTGTTCATGTAAATTTATTCGGGGTTGACCAGTGTGTTGATTGTGTTTTGTCAGGGTTCTTCTAACTCCTACGCCATCAAGAAGAAGGACGAGTTGGAGAGGGTCGCCAAGTCCAACCGTTAAAATTGTTCCTttctaaaaaaaattaaatgaggAAATACATTTGAGGACttccattgttttttttaaaagtttaATGTGGTATGGTGTTTAGTAATACTTATAAAGGCCTGAATACAGGACAGTTGAGGAATGAGTCAAAGGTTTTAAATTCATTTATTTGATAATCTACTAAATTACTTTAGTAAATTAATGCAGTATCTTAGGTGCATACTATTGATTGGACTACTGAAGTAAAAGGTAAATGTCAGTGCTTTATTGACAATGAGGACTTCGCAACAACACCTAAGTACTGTGAAAAACAATGCCAGTTTATTTTGAGTTACTGCactaaatatacagtggggcaaaaaaagttgtcagccaccagttgtgcaagttctcccacttaaaaagatgaggcctgtaatttatcataggtacacttggaCTATGAAAGACAaagtgaggaaaaaaaatccagaaaatcacattgtaggatttttgatgaatttatttgcaaattatggtggaaaataagtatttgatcaataaCAAGTTTATCtctactttgtcattgccaacaaagggtatataacagaggtcaaacgttttctgtaagtcttcacaaggttttcacacacttgctggtattttggcccattcctccatgcagatctcctctagagcagtgatgttttggggctgttgctgggcaacacagactttcaactccctccaaagattttctatgggtttgagatctggagactggctaggccactccaggaccttgaaatgcttcttacgaag
This genomic interval from Oncorhynchus clarkii lewisi isolate Uvic-CL-2024 chromosome 18, UVic_Ocla_1.0, whole genome shotgun sequence contains the following:
- the LOC139372572 gene encoding small ribosomal subunit protein uS7; this translates as MTSESWETAPAVAETPEIKLFGKWSTDDVQINDISLQDYIAVKEKYAKYLPHSGGRYAAKRFRKAQCPIVERLTNSMMMHGRNNGKKLMTCRIVKHAFEIIHLLTGENPLQVLVNAIINSGPREDSTRIGRAGTVRRQAVDVSPLRRVNQAIWLLCTGAREAAFRNIKTIAECLADELINAAKGSSNSYAIKKKDELERVAKSNR